In Heptranchias perlo isolate sHepPer1 chromosome 16, sHepPer1.hap1, whole genome shotgun sequence, one genomic interval encodes:
- the pskh1 gene encoding serine/threonine-protein kinase H1 homolog isoform X2 translates to MGCGTSKVLPEPPKDFHLDLVKTVEPYTGQNGDKYKHFIKEDAIKSGGKTGPPPPHQTNAYQQSGHWDQQSDPRRNKVAKYRAKFDPRVTAKYDIKALIGRGSFSRVVRVEHKSTKQPYAIKLIETKYKEGREVCESELNVLRRVRHTNIIQLIEVFETQERVYMVMELATGGELFDRIIAKGSFTERDATRVLQMVLDGVKYLHTLGITHRDLKPENLLYYHPGADSKIMITDFGLASTRKKGDDCLMKTTCGTPEYIAPEILVRKPYTNSVDMWALGVVSYILLSGTMPFEDDNRTRLYRQILKGKYSYSGEVLIPCRTTVSQVPVAVWERTFL, encoded by the exons ATGGGCTGCGGGACAAGCAAAGTGCTGCCTGAGCCACCTAAAGACTTCCATTTGGATCTAGTTAAAACTGTGGAGCCTTACACTGGCCAAAATGGTGATAAATACAAGCACTTTATTAAAGAGGATGCCATCAAGAGTGGGGGCAAGACGGGCCCACCACCGCCTCATCAGACTAATGCATACCAACAAAGTGGACATTGGGACCAGCAGAGTGATCCTAGGAGGAATAAAGTGGCCAAATACCGTGCAAAGTTTGACCCCAGAGTGACTGCAAAATATGACATCAAGGCACTGATTGGTAGAGGGAGTTTTAGTCGAGTGGTCAGAGTAGAGCACAAAAGTACCAAACAGCCTTATGCAATAAAATTGATTGAGACAAAGTACAAGGAAGGCAGGGAAGTGTGCGAGTCCGAGCTCAACGTCCTTAGGAGAGTGAGGCACACAAATATCATACAGCTCATTGAAGTATTTGAGACTCAAGAGAGAGTGTATATGGTGATGGAACTAGCAACTGGAGGTGAACTTTTTGACAGGATCATAGCCAAAGGCTCCTTTACTGAAAGAGATGCCACAAGAGTGCTGCAAATGGTTCTTGATGGAGTTAAATATTTGCACACCCTAGGCATCACACACAGAGACCTGAAACCTGAAAACTTGCTGTATTATCACCCAGGTGCTGACTCCAAAATTATGATCACAGATTTTGGATTAGCAAGCACTCGAAAGAAAGGTGATGACTGTCTCATGAAGACTACCTGTGGAACCCCAGAATATATTGCTCCAGAAATCCTTGTGAGGAAGCCTTACACAAATTCTGTTGACATGTGGGCGTTGGGTGTAGTTTCCTACATTTTGTTAAGTGGAACTATGCCCTTTGAAGATGATAATCGCACTCGATTATATAGGCAAATATTGAAGGGCAAATACAGTTACTCAGGGGAG GTGTTGATTCCTTGCAGGACTACTGTATCGCAGGTGCCAGTTGCTGTATGGGAACGGACTTTTCTGTGA